A single region of the Halopiger xanaduensis SH-6 genome encodes:
- a CDS encoding cobalt-precorrin-7 (C(5))-methyltransferase: MSDYDLDAGPDPATFAAAEPESDIDEAGDEPVYAVGIGPGNLEYLTPRGERAIREADVIVGFTTVVEFVEELTDEDTDLLTCGYKDEAAALEEFGERVAAGESGTAVAMGDPNHSGYQFVGKVQDAVQREDPQIPVRIVPGISSLQVAASRARTPMEDTEFVTLHKSGDLEADMERLAAAVTDDERHLLALPRPYDRMPGDIAEFLLERGADPDLEALVLEKLTHDEERIHRFTLADLSEHAGGTGREDTPFSDLVVLAVRQSVS, encoded by the coding sequence ATGAGCGACTACGACCTCGACGCCGGCCCGGATCCGGCGACATTCGCGGCCGCGGAGCCAGAGTCCGATATCGATGAAGCGGGTGACGAGCCCGTCTACGCAGTCGGCATCGGTCCCGGCAACCTCGAGTATCTCACGCCCCGCGGCGAGCGAGCGATCCGCGAGGCGGACGTGATCGTCGGCTTCACGACGGTCGTGGAGTTCGTCGAAGAATTGACGGACGAGGATACTGACCTGCTGACCTGCGGCTACAAGGACGAAGCCGCGGCGCTCGAGGAGTTCGGCGAACGCGTCGCGGCCGGCGAGTCGGGAACCGCCGTCGCGATGGGCGACCCCAACCACTCGGGGTACCAGTTCGTCGGCAAAGTTCAGGACGCGGTCCAGCGCGAGGATCCGCAGATTCCGGTCCGGATCGTGCCCGGTATCTCGTCGCTCCAGGTGGCCGCCAGTCGCGCTCGCACGCCGATGGAGGACACCGAGTTCGTCACGCTGCACAAGAGCGGCGACCTCGAGGCCGACATGGAGCGCCTCGCCGCGGCGGTCACGGACGACGAGCGACACCTGCTCGCGCTCCCTCGACCCTACGACCGGATGCCCGGCGACATCGCCGAGTTCCTGCTCGAGCGAGGCGCCGATCCCGATCTCGAGGCGCTGGTGCTCGAGAAGTTGACCCACGACGAGGAGCGGATTCACCGGTTCACACTCGCCGACCTGTCCGAGCACGCCGGCGGAACCGGGCGGGAGGACACGCCGTTCTCGGATCTGGTAGTGCTTGCGGTCCGGCAATCGGTATCGTAA
- a CDS encoding DUF1802 family protein, whose product MSDAATAESEPTPALKERAGVVSALLEGAQTVLVRHPTLDPGTIDERFVLYPAYSHQNPDRYQDRYEGYYHRASTKPDAGIPIRGVADVRAEYTVSSDEVEALATQYVYTPDGLRDKYDPDDDLRVLLLRVRELESPRLIEERGSYRGCRAWIDLESDAGIDPEAATPVLDDATFAERRAAVRDALE is encoded by the coding sequence ATGAGCGACGCAGCGACCGCCGAATCGGAACCGACCCCCGCGCTGAAGGAGCGCGCCGGCGTCGTCAGCGCCCTGCTCGAGGGCGCACAGACGGTGCTCGTCCGCCATCCCACGCTCGATCCGGGAACGATCGACGAGCGGTTCGTCCTCTACCCGGCCTACAGCCACCAAAATCCCGACCGATACCAGGATCGGTACGAGGGCTACTACCACCGGGCGAGCACCAAGCCCGACGCCGGTATCCCGATCCGCGGCGTCGCCGACGTCCGCGCGGAGTACACGGTCTCGAGCGACGAGGTCGAGGCGCTGGCCACCCAGTACGTCTACACGCCCGACGGCCTGCGCGACAAGTACGATCCGGACGACGACCTGCGCGTCCTCCTGCTGCGGGTTCGCGAACTCGAATCGCCCCGGCTGATCGAGGAGCGGGGCAGCTACCGGGGCTGTCGCGCCTGGATCGACCTCGAGTCGGACGCGGGGATCGATCCCGAGGCGGCGACGCCGGTACTCGACGACGCGACGTTCGCCGAGCGCCGGGCGGCGGTTCGAGACGCGCTCGAGTAA
- the cobN gene encoding cobaltochelatase subunit CobN, giving the protein MTRIGIYTATENELGSIGQAARRLEDVELVVRSESDLEDEAAVESFVEELRDAAAAIFWLHGAEDSMPGYEYATGALEDAGVPLIVKATGDAFAFEDTTICDEHRDRVYEYLEKGGTINVENLCRFLASEYEGRDLEYDDPAELPTEGVYHPDYPGIGYEELLETHDSDKPTIAVWFYESHWTHENTRYVDAQVRVLEEQGANALPIFCNPATDTDEQEDAEWVTDNWLIDDDGEPIVDAVLSSFMFSLSMDERGRSASDEGESAEDVFLDRLGVPVLQTITTMRSRSRYESSDTGVMGFELALSVALPEFDGNVITHPISGKERTDDEAGIGSAPKHHFSIEDRIDHATRLAVNWAELRHTPNKEKNVAVVLHNYPPSDDGIGTAFGLDSPESTVNLLEELEARGYNLGGEMPDDGQTLVETLTSQLTLEDRWVAPEDVRDLSVDVVSPDTYEAWFSEADERFQENVIEEWGEAPDRPFAIPGVEFGNVLVTVQPPRGFGMDPSKVYHDSDLQPPHDYYAFYGWLRNTFEADAVVHLGTHGSLEWLPGKTVGLNGESAPDQLVDDIPNVYPYIVNNPGEGTQAKRRSYAAIVDYLTPVMRSAGTYDELSELEELANQYREAGMEDARADDGEHLETLIREKVEELDLAVELGIAGTIDEKADVRGPDEAGSSLAEGEVDGDDVDIDELVERVHEYLTDVKTTQIRLGLHTMSEPPADERLVEYLVALTRLENPGAPSLRESVAGALGVDYDKMLNAPGEYDEALGMTYAEAADVVHETSLELVATLAEHDFDIPESEREAGPDDEVNMNLLVVDLETIGDARAKSGAHDDLREVLAFICEETQPRVQGAEDEIPRTADALSGEYVPPGGSGAPTRGGVDLLPTARNFYTLDPRKVPAKPAWQVGKEVAEGVLERHYSENDEYPEEIGVVAWGTPTVRTRGETIAQVLAMMGVEPQWTDAGRIDDVEPIPLEELDRPRIDVTTRVSGLFRDAFPAAAGVIHDAVDAVVDLDEPHEMNYVKKHVEEEAEKLQDEEGLDESDARKAAKHRVFTTKPGGYGAGTNKAVDEGNWDDRSDLASVYVQWGGYAMGSRGRVSDAHDAFERRLSSVDATVKLEDTMEQDEFDSSDWYAFHGGFISAVSEISSEEPASYVGDSSDPDNVSVYTNEEKVRKAMRSRVLNPDWLESMEEHGYKGAGDLSTTVDVTLGWDATTGVVSDTLWEEVAEKYAFDDARQEWLRDVNPWALESITDTLLEAIERDLWDADDETADRLRDLNLEVEGDLEARTTNEAVGADAEVSTDD; this is encoded by the coding sequence ATGACACGGATCGGGATCTACACCGCGACGGAGAACGAACTCGGCTCGATCGGCCAGGCCGCGCGGCGCCTCGAGGACGTCGAACTGGTCGTTCGCTCGGAGAGCGACCTCGAGGATGAGGCCGCCGTCGAGTCGTTCGTCGAGGAACTGCGCGACGCCGCGGCGGCGATCTTCTGGCTGCACGGCGCCGAGGACAGCATGCCCGGCTACGAGTACGCGACGGGCGCGCTCGAGGACGCGGGCGTCCCGCTGATCGTCAAGGCGACCGGCGACGCCTTCGCCTTCGAGGACACGACGATCTGCGACGAGCACCGCGACCGCGTTTACGAGTATCTCGAGAAGGGCGGGACGATCAACGTCGAAAACCTGTGTCGGTTCTTAGCGTCCGAGTACGAGGGTCGAGACCTCGAGTACGACGACCCCGCCGAACTCCCCACGGAGGGCGTCTACCACCCCGACTACCCCGGGATCGGGTACGAGGAACTGCTCGAGACCCACGATTCCGACAAACCCACGATTGCCGTCTGGTTCTACGAATCCCACTGGACCCACGAGAACACCCGCTACGTCGACGCGCAGGTCCGCGTGCTCGAGGAGCAGGGCGCCAACGCCCTGCCGATTTTCTGCAACCCGGCGACCGATACGGACGAACAGGAAGATGCTGAATGGGTCACGGATAACTGGCTTATCGACGACGACGGCGAGCCGATCGTCGACGCCGTGCTCTCCTCGTTCATGTTCTCGCTCTCGATGGACGAGCGCGGCCGGTCGGCCAGCGACGAAGGCGAGTCGGCCGAGGACGTCTTCCTCGACCGGCTCGGCGTCCCGGTCCTTCAGACGATCACGACGATGCGCTCGCGGTCGCGCTACGAGTCCAGCGACACGGGCGTGATGGGGTTCGAACTCGCGCTCTCCGTGGCGCTGCCGGAGTTCGACGGCAACGTCATCACCCACCCCATCTCGGGGAAGGAACGCACCGACGACGAGGCCGGCATCGGCTCCGCGCCGAAACACCACTTCTCGATCGAGGACCGCATCGACCACGCGACGCGGCTGGCGGTCAACTGGGCCGAACTGCGACACACCCCGAACAAGGAGAAGAACGTCGCCGTCGTCCTCCACAACTACCCACCGAGCGACGACGGCATCGGCACCGCGTTCGGCCTCGACAGTCCGGAGTCGACCGTGAACCTGCTCGAGGAACTCGAGGCCCGCGGCTACAATCTGGGCGGCGAGATGCCAGACGACGGGCAGACGCTCGTGGAGACGCTGACGTCGCAGCTAACGCTTGAGGACCGCTGGGTCGCGCCCGAGGACGTCCGTGACCTGTCGGTCGACGTGGTTTCTCCTGATACCTACGAAGCGTGGTTCAGCGAAGCCGACGAGCGATTCCAGGAAAACGTCATCGAGGAGTGGGGTGAAGCCCCAGACCGACCGTTCGCGATTCCGGGGGTCGAGTTCGGCAACGTGCTCGTCACCGTCCAGCCACCGCGCGGGTTCGGCATGGATCCCTCGAAGGTCTACCACGACTCCGATCTCCAGCCGCCCCACGACTACTACGCCTTCTACGGCTGGCTGCGCAACACGTTCGAGGCCGACGCGGTCGTCCACCTGGGCACGCACGGCAGCCTCGAGTGGCTCCCCGGCAAGACGGTCGGCTTGAACGGCGAGAGCGCGCCCGACCAGCTGGTCGACGACATCCCGAACGTCTACCCCTACATCGTGAACAACCCCGGCGAGGGGACCCAGGCCAAGCGCCGGTCCTACGCCGCCATCGTCGACTACCTCACGCCCGTGATGCGATCGGCGGGCACCTACGACGAGCTCTCGGAACTCGAGGAACTCGCGAACCAGTACCGCGAGGCCGGGATGGAGGACGCCCGCGCCGACGACGGCGAACACCTCGAGACGCTCATCCGCGAGAAGGTCGAGGAACTGGACCTCGCGGTCGAACTCGGTATCGCGGGCACGATCGACGAGAAGGCCGACGTTCGCGGTCCCGACGAAGCCGGCTCGAGCCTGGCCGAAGGCGAGGTCGACGGCGACGACGTCGACATCGACGAACTCGTCGAGCGCGTCCACGAGTACCTCACCGACGTCAAGACCACCCAGATCCGGCTCGGGCTGCACACCATGTCCGAGCCGCCGGCCGACGAGCGCCTCGTGGAGTACCTCGTCGCGCTGACACGGCTCGAGAACCCCGGCGCGCCGAGCCTGCGCGAGAGCGTCGCCGGCGCGCTCGGCGTCGACTACGACAAGATGCTGAACGCGCCCGGCGAGTACGACGAGGCGCTGGGCATGACCTACGCCGAGGCCGCCGACGTCGTCCACGAGACGAGCCTCGAGTTGGTCGCAACGCTGGCCGAGCACGACTTCGACATTCCCGAGTCGGAGCGCGAAGCCGGTCCCGACGATGAAGTCAATATGAACCTGCTCGTCGTCGACCTCGAGACGATCGGCGACGCGCGGGCGAAGTCGGGCGCTCACGACGACCTCCGCGAAGTACTCGCGTTCATCTGCGAGGAGACCCAGCCCCGCGTGCAGGGTGCGGAGGACGAAATCCCGAGAACAGCGGACGCGCTCTCCGGCGAGTACGTCCCGCCGGGCGGCTCCGGCGCGCCGACCCGCGGCGGCGTCGATCTGCTCCCGACGGCCCGGAATTTCTACACGCTCGATCCGCGGAAGGTACCCGCCAAGCCCGCCTGGCAGGTCGGGAAGGAGGTCGCTGAAGGTGTCCTCGAGCGCCACTACTCGGAGAACGACGAGTACCCGGAAGAAATCGGCGTCGTCGCGTGGGGAACTCCCACGGTCCGAACCCGCGGCGAGACCATCGCGCAGGTGCTGGCCATGATGGGCGTCGAACCGCAGTGGACCGACGCCGGCCGCATTGACGACGTCGAGCCGATCCCGCTCGAGGAACTCGACCGACCCCGAATCGACGTAACGACGCGCGTCTCGGGCTTGTTCCGCGACGCGTTCCCGGCCGCAGCGGGGGTCATCCACGACGCCGTCGATGCGGTCGTCGACCTCGACGAGCCCCACGAGATGAACTACGTGAAGAAGCACGTCGAGGAGGAGGCCGAAAAATTACAGGACGAAGAAGGGCTCGACGAATCCGACGCCCGCAAGGCCGCCAAACACCGCGTCTTCACGACCAAACCCGGCGGCTACGGCGCCGGGACGAACAAGGCCGTCGACGAGGGCAACTGGGACGACCGCTCCGATCTCGCCTCCGTCTACGTCCAGTGGGGCGGCTACGCGATGGGCTCGAGGGGGCGCGTTTCCGACGCCCACGACGCCTTCGAGCGGCGCCTCTCGAGCGTCGACGCCACCGTGAAGCTCGAGGACACGATGGAGCAAGACGAGTTCGACTCCTCGGACTGGTACGCGTTCCACGGCGGCTTCATTTCGGCGGTATCGGAGATCTCGAGCGAGGAACCCGCCTCCTACGTCGGCGATTCTTCCGATCCGGACAACGTCTCAGTCTACACGAACGAGGAGAAGGTCCGCAAGGCGATGCGCTCCCGGGTCCTGAACCCCGACTGGCTCGAGTCCATGGAGGAGCACGGCTACAAGGGCGCGGGCGACCTCTCGACGACGGTCGACGTGACGCTCGGCTGGGACGCCACGACCGGCGTCGTCTCCGATACCCTCTGGGAGGAGGTCGCGGAGAAGTACGCCTTCGACGACGCTCGTCAAGAATGGCTGCGCGACGTGAACCCGTGGGCGCTCGAGTCCATCACGGACACGCTGCTCGAGGCGATCGAGCGCGATCTCTGGGACGCCGACGACGAGACGGCCGACCGACTGCGCGACCTGAACCTCGAGGTCGAGGGCGACCTCGAGGCGCGGACGACCAACGAAGCCGTCGGCGCCGACGCGGAGGTGTCGACTGATGACTGA
- a CDS encoding precorrin-8X methylmutase — MTDSGQKQEFEEEYADLGATTQNAMDIAETSMDIVRQFVPDETLADRVRQKSVHSMGDIEFQHLIEFTGADGLGDDEDAPVRAGARAVLEEADIVTDITMPKAGITSRGHNCEKRKAIGHGAELAKETGMTRTAASVLELDKQGAYDGAIATIGNAPTAAFALADCIENGTRPAAIVATPVGFVKAEESRQRIREVSEEYGVPAITNVGRRGGSGLAAALTNELIHVAKDVRTDELELELTADERAAGAAEASEDEPGE; from the coding sequence ATGACTGACAGCGGGCAGAAACAGGAGTTCGAGGAGGAGTACGCCGACCTCGGCGCGACCACGCAGAACGCGATGGACATCGCCGAGACGAGCATGGACATCGTCCGGCAGTTCGTTCCGGACGAGACGCTGGCGGACCGGGTTCGTCAGAAATCGGTCCACTCGATGGGCGACATCGAGTTCCAGCACCTGATCGAATTTACGGGCGCGGACGGCCTCGGCGACGACGAAGACGCGCCCGTCCGCGCCGGCGCTCGAGCCGTCCTCGAGGAGGCCGACATCGTGACCGACATCACGATGCCCAAAGCGGGGATCACCTCTCGGGGCCACAACTGCGAGAAGCGCAAGGCCATCGGCCACGGCGCCGAACTCGCGAAGGAGACCGGGATGACCCGCACTGCGGCGTCGGTGCTCGAACTCGACAAGCAAGGCGCCTACGACGGTGCGATAGCGACGATCGGCAACGCGCCGACGGCCGCCTTCGCGCTGGCGGACTGCATCGAGAACGGCACGCGACCCGCCGCTATCGTGGCGACGCCGGTCGGCTTCGTCAAGGCCGAGGAGAGCCGCCAGCGCATCCGCGAGGTCAGCGAGGAGTACGGCGTGCCCGCGATCACCAACGTCGGCCGCCGCGGCGGCAGCGGACTGGCCGCCGCGCTGACGAACGAACTGATCCACGTCGCGAAAGACGTTCGGACCGACGAACTCGAGTTGGAACTGACGGCCGACGAACGAGCGGCAGGGGCCGCTGAAGCGAGCGAGGACGAACCCGGCGAATGA
- a CDS encoding class I SAM-dependent methyltransferase: MSEHDDETVKERVQQYWDSRAESYDGDSHHALQDEAQRDAWLSVLREWTGGGGGESPQRILDVGCGTGVISLLLADIGHDVTGVDLSEEMLERARAKAGDRDLSVEFRNGDAESIPDPDDTYDLMTARHLVWTLPNPSAALREWQRVVRPGGRVVLIEGHWDFDEAFDGYQEIHDELPLYDGRPPEELVDVLEEHGLERVEHEPLMDAVLWGDEPDYEQYVVAGDVPK, encoded by the coding sequence GTGAGCGAGCACGACGACGAGACCGTCAAAGAGCGCGTCCAGCAGTACTGGGACAGCCGCGCGGAATCGTACGACGGCGACAGCCACCACGCCCTCCAGGACGAGGCACAACGCGACGCGTGGCTCTCGGTCCTCCGCGAGTGGACCGGCGGCGGAGGCGGGGAGTCGCCGCAACGGATTCTCGACGTCGGCTGCGGAACCGGCGTCATCTCGCTGCTGCTGGCCGACATCGGCCACGACGTCACCGGCGTGGATCTCTCCGAAGAAATGCTCGAGCGCGCTCGAGCGAAAGCCGGCGACCGGGACCTGTCGGTCGAGTTCCGAAACGGGGACGCGGAATCGATCCCGGATCCCGATGACACGTACGACCTGATGACGGCCCGCCACCTCGTCTGGACGCTGCCGAACCCGTCGGCGGCGCTTCGGGAGTGGCAACGGGTCGTGCGTCCGGGTGGCCGAGTCGTCCTGATCGAGGGTCACTGGGACTTCGACGAAGCGTTCGACGGCTATCAGGAAATCCACGACGAGTTGCCGCTGTACGACGGCCGCCCGCCCGAAGAGTTGGTGGACGTACTCGAGGAACACGGGCTCGAGCGGGTCGAGCACGAGCCGCTGATGGATGCGGTGCTCTGGGGCGACGAACCGGACTACGAGCAGTACGTCGTCGCCGGCGACGTTCCGAAGTGA